Proteins encoded in a region of the Gallalistipes aquisgranensis genome:
- a CDS encoding potassium-transporting ATPase subunit F, producing MFVGLLILSIVIFIYLMYVLVKPEKF from the coding sequence ATGTTCGTAGGACTATTGATTCTGAGCATTGTGATATTCATATATCTGATGTATGTACTCGTGAAACCCGAGAAATTCTGA
- a CDS encoding sigma-54-dependent transcriptional regulator, whose translation MAKILIIDDETQLRKLLARIIGLEGYEIIEASDCASGLKMLRQHKPDVVLCDVKLPDGNGVEMIGRIKEESPDCEVILLTAYGNIPDGVQAIKNGAFDYITKGDDNHKILPLLSRATEKAMEQRRALQTDSDLSRELSFERIIGSSDTLRKAAELARKVAATDTSVLLTGETGTGKEVFAEAIHHASRRQKEAFVAVNCSAFSKELLESELFGYRAGSFTGAAKDKKGLFEEANKGTLFLDEIGEMPVELQAKLLRVLESGEFIKIGETRPTKVDLRIIAATNRNLEKEIGESNFREDLYFRLSVFRIHLPPLRERKEDIAEYVRFFASRFADKMGKRIDTIGKDYLSTLERHSWPGNVRELRNVVERSLIMAENHTLSAECLSPEFHTIHGSDANPDSLALEQMERRHILKVLEYTKGNKSEAARLLGIGIATLYRKLESYGMK comes from the coding sequence ATGGCGAAAATTCTGATTATCGACGACGAGACTCAACTGAGAAAACTGCTGGCGCGTATCATCGGACTGGAAGGGTATGAGATTATCGAGGCTTCGGACTGTGCTTCGGGATTGAAAATGCTGCGGCAACACAAACCGGATGTCGTACTCTGTGACGTGAAACTGCCGGACGGCAACGGTGTGGAAATGATCGGTCGGATCAAGGAGGAATCACCTGACTGCGAAGTTATCCTGCTGACAGCATACGGCAATATTCCCGATGGGGTACAGGCCATCAAAAACGGCGCTTTCGACTACATCACCAAAGGGGATGACAATCATAAAATCTTACCGTTGCTGAGCCGTGCCACGGAAAAGGCAATGGAACAACGCCGGGCTCTCCAGACAGACAGCGATCTTTCCCGTGAACTCTCTTTCGAACGGATCATCGGTTCGTCGGACACTTTGCGAAAAGCGGCCGAACTGGCACGCAAAGTCGCCGCGACGGACACGTCCGTGCTTCTGACCGGAGAGACCGGGACCGGGAAGGAGGTCTTCGCCGAAGCCATCCATCATGCCAGCCGCCGCCAGAAAGAGGCTTTCGTCGCGGTCAACTGTTCGGCATTCTCCAAAGAGTTGCTCGAAAGCGAACTATTCGGTTACAGGGCCGGCAGCTTCACGGGAGCGGCCAAAGACAAGAAAGGTCTTTTCGAGGAGGCGAACAAGGGAACCCTGTTTCTCGATGAAATAGGAGAGATGCCCGTAGAATTGCAGGCGAAATTGCTGCGCGTACTCGAAAGCGGGGAATTTATTAAAATAGGGGAGACCCGCCCCACGAAAGTAGACCTGCGCATCATCGCAGCCACGAACCGCAACCTCGAGAAGGAGATCGGGGAGAGTAATTTCCGGGAAGACCTTTATTTTCGCCTCTCGGTATTCCGCATCCATCTGCCGCCGTTGCGGGAGAGGAAGGAAGACATCGCCGAATATGTCCGCTTTTTCGCCTCCCGTTTCGCCGACAAAATGGGTAAACGGATCGACACGATCGGAAAAGATTATCTCTCGACCCTGGAGCGCCACTCCTGGCCGGGCAATGTCAGGGAATTGCGCAACGTCGTGGAACGCAGTCTGATCATGGCCGAGAACCATACGCTTTCGGCAGAGTGCCTTTCGCCCGAATTCCACACGATACACGGCTCCGATGCGAATCCCGACTCGCTCGCGCTCGAACAGATGGAACGACGCCACATCCTCAAAGTACTGGAATACACCAAAGGCAACAAAAGCGAAGCTGCACGTCTGCTGGGTATCGGTATCGCCACGTTATACCGCAAACTGGAAAGCTACGGGATGAAATAG
- a CDS encoding alpha/beta hydrolase produces the protein MNLKLLLLLCALVPGLSHAQGDRLVMKLYPHGPSESNGLTRECWIKDFTQLRQVCDPSLTVCFPEKGKANGQAVVVCPGGGYSALAIHHEGFMVADWLNSLGITAVVLKYRMPNGHHQIPLKDAQTALEIVRRHARKWHINSDRIGIMGFSAGGHLASTAATHFTSAANRPAFAVLVYPVVTMGQYTHKNSRKELLGENPSRELIDLYSNEKQVTSDTPPLFIVFSEDDKTVNLANGVQFYEAAKAHNVPAELHFYPTGGHGWSFRDRFAHRAEFRALLSGWLERQNN, from the coding sequence ATGAATTTAAAACTACTTTTACTGTTGTGTGCGTTGGTTCCCGGGTTGAGCCATGCGCAGGGGGATCGGCTTGTGATGAAACTGTATCCGCATGGCCCTTCCGAGAGTAACGGACTTACACGGGAATGTTGGATAAAGGATTTTACGCAACTGCGTCAGGTCTGCGATCCTTCGCTGACCGTCTGCTTTCCCGAAAAAGGAAAAGCGAACGGTCAGGCGGTCGTGGTATGTCCCGGTGGCGGCTACTCTGCACTGGCTATTCACCACGAGGGATTCATGGTGGCCGACTGGCTCAATTCCCTGGGAATTACTGCTGTCGTTCTGAAATACCGTATGCCCAACGGGCATCACCAGATACCGCTCAAGGATGCACAGACCGCATTGGAAATCGTCCGCAGGCATGCCCGTAAATGGCATATCAATTCGGACAGGATCGGAATCATGGGCTTTTCGGCAGGAGGGCATCTCGCCTCTACCGCAGCCACACACTTTACCTCCGCAGCCAATCGTCCGGCTTTTGCCGTGTTGGTCTATCCTGTCGTTACGATGGGACAATATACGCATAAGAATTCACGCAAGGAGCTTTTGGGAGAGAATCCTTCCCGGGAGTTGATTGATCTCTATTCGAACGAAAAACAGGTCACATCCGACACGCCTCCGTTGTTCATCGTTTTCAGCGAAGATGACAAAACGGTCAATCTTGCCAACGGCGTTCAGTTCTACGAAGCTGCCAAAGCCCATAATGTCCCTGCCGAACTGCATTTCTATCCTACCGGCGGACACGGTTGGAGTTTCCGGGATCGTTTCGCTCACCGCGCGGAATTCCGTGCCCTACTTTCCGGGTGGCTCGAAAGACAGAATAACTGA
- a CDS encoding SusC/RagA family TonB-linked outer membrane protein, with product MTVKGKVVDSENHPVVGANVLIKNSTRGEVTGKDGSFEIKAVPTDVLVVSMIGYVPVEKPVGHATSFVITLKEDQMKIDDVVVIGYGEQRQKDVTGTISTVKMDDLAKAPVISFDQALQGRAAGVVISSNDGQPGSGMNIVIRGANSLTQSNSPLYVIDGFPMEDFVASSLNPADIASINILKDASATAIYGSRGANGVVIVETKSGKAGRAKVTYNGSYGFQTPSKMMELMNPYDYVKYITELIPNTGTTFFENQNRTLEDYRTVPGVDWQDMFFRTAAIQNHSVSVNGGNRQTRYAGSLSYSGQNGIIENSGYKRYQGRFRFDQEIARNLKVNLNFSYTSEKTSGSTISTEASSSNSYMSYMMYRVWTFRPVLLDGLTLDDSFEDDSSLGLLNPIKSNENESVNAIRNTLQANAKISWTILPGLTLNVSGGYFYRNLTDKRFYNHWTYAGYTGYGSTKGVNGLFNNAQMKQFLNENTINYTKTIKRKHVISAVGGFTLQSVTNESYGYKTQQIPWEGLGMSGIDNGVPYETSAAPSEYRMMSFLGRVNYSYRSKYLFTVSFRADGSSKFDHDNQWGYFPSGAFAWRLKNERFLRKSKVVSDAKIRVSWGRTGNNRVGSYASKGGVNITDTYSFDNATPSKGLSIRGFDNPDLTWETTEQTDLGFDLSLFNDRIGITADVYRKTTRDLLLNTRIPYSSGLTTAMRNVGKVRNDGLEITLNTVNIKKRNFEWSSDFNIAFNRSKVLALADGQDYFFSYVNFTGDFNNTPLYITRVGGPMTSFFGVVHDGNYQVSDFDEIARNVYQLKPTIATNGSSRETIQPGYIKYVDQNGDRTINNDDRIVIGRALPIHTGGFNNNFRYENFTLNVFFQWSYGNMIMNANRLMLEGNAMHANINQFASYADRWTFENQDAPNFRAGGEGPRGIYSTRTLEDGSYLRLKTVQLAYHIPKPFLKKIKIESAKVYVSGQNLFTWTDYSGLDPEVSTKYTALTPGFDYSSYARNRIFMLGLQVNF from the coding sequence GTGACCGTGAAAGGCAAAGTGGTGGACAGTGAAAATCACCCTGTCGTGGGGGCGAATGTACTGATTAAAAACTCCACTCGGGGCGAGGTGACCGGAAAGGATGGCTCTTTCGAAATCAAAGCCGTTCCCACCGATGTCCTCGTGGTAAGTATGATCGGTTATGTCCCGGTTGAAAAGCCCGTCGGTCATGCGACATCGTTTGTCATTACGCTGAAAGAAGATCAGATGAAGATCGACGATGTAGTGGTGATCGGATATGGTGAACAGCGTCAGAAAGATGTGACGGGAACAATCTCCACCGTCAAGATGGACGACTTGGCTAAAGCTCCGGTCATATCGTTCGATCAGGCTTTGCAGGGACGTGCGGCTGGCGTGGTTATTTCCAGTAATGACGGTCAGCCCGGCAGCGGCATGAATATCGTTATCCGGGGTGCCAATTCGCTGACCCAAAGTAATTCGCCGCTCTATGTGATCGACGGATTTCCTATGGAGGATTTCGTGGCCTCTTCGTTGAATCCTGCAGATATCGCCTCGATCAATATTCTCAAGGATGCCTCCGCTACGGCCATTTACGGTTCCCGGGGCGCCAACGGTGTGGTCATTGTCGAGACTAAAAGCGGCAAGGCCGGACGAGCCAAAGTAACCTACAATGGGTCGTATGGATTCCAGACACCGTCCAAAATGATGGAACTGATGAATCCTTACGACTATGTCAAATACATTACGGAGCTGATACCCAACACCGGCACCACTTTTTTCGAAAACCAGAACCGAACGTTGGAGGATTACCGTACAGTACCGGGTGTAGATTGGCAGGATATGTTTTTCCGCACGGCAGCCATTCAAAACCATTCCGTGTCGGTGAACGGGGGGAACCGGCAGACTCGCTATGCCGGATCGCTCTCCTACTCCGGCCAGAACGGGATTATTGAGAATTCCGGGTATAAGCGTTATCAGGGTCGATTCCGGTTCGACCAGGAGATCGCCCGGAATCTGAAAGTCAATCTCAATTTTTCCTATACATCCGAAAAGACTTCGGGAAGCACGATTTCGACCGAGGCATCATCGTCGAACTCATATATGAGTTACATGATGTATCGGGTATGGACCTTTCGTCCCGTACTGCTCGACGGACTGACCCTGGACGACTCCTTCGAGGATGATTCGTCGCTCGGTCTGCTCAATCCGATCAAATCGAATGAAAACGAATCGGTCAACGCGATTCGGAACACCCTGCAGGCTAATGCGAAAATTTCCTGGACAATTCTTCCCGGGCTGACTCTCAATGTGAGCGGAGGTTATTTTTATCGGAATCTGACAGATAAGCGTTTTTACAATCATTGGACGTATGCCGGTTATACGGGTTACGGAAGTACGAAAGGTGTGAATGGCCTGTTCAACAATGCTCAGATGAAGCAGTTTCTGAATGAAAATACGATCAATTATACCAAAACGATCAAGCGCAAGCATGTGATCTCGGCAGTGGGAGGCTTTACCCTTCAAAGCGTGACTAACGAGAGTTATGGTTACAAGACCCAGCAGATTCCCTGGGAGGGATTGGGTATGAGCGGTATAGATAACGGCGTTCCTTACGAGACCTCCGCTGCGCCGTCCGAATACCGGATGATGTCGTTTTTGGGACGAGTCAACTACTCTTACCGGTCCAAATATCTGTTCACCGTTTCATTTCGTGCCGATGGATCGTCCAAATTCGACCATGACAATCAATGGGGATATTTTCCGTCGGGGGCTTTTGCCTGGCGGCTCAAAAACGAAAGATTCCTGCGCAAGTCGAAAGTGGTTTCCGATGCGAAAATACGTGTAAGTTGGGGGCGGACAGGCAACAACCGCGTAGGGAGTTACGCTTCCAAAGGTGGCGTCAACATAACGGATACTTATTCGTTCGACAATGCCACGCCCTCCAAAGGCTTGTCTATCCGGGGATTCGACAATCCCGACCTGACTTGGGAGACGACCGAACAGACGGATTTGGGATTCGATCTCTCGCTGTTCAACGACCGGATTGGCATCACCGCGGACGTCTATCGGAAAACGACCCGGGATCTGCTGCTCAATACCCGCATTCCTTACAGTTCGGGATTGACTACTGCAATGCGTAACGTGGGAAAAGTGCGTAACGACGGTTTGGAAATAACGTTGAATACGGTTAACATCAAAAAGAGAAATTTCGAATGGTCGAGTGATTTCAATATCGCTTTCAATCGCAGCAAGGTCCTTGCGTTGGCGGACGGGCAGGATTATTTCTTCTCGTATGTCAATTTTACAGGAGATTTCAACAACACCCCTCTCTATATCACACGTGTCGGCGGACCGATGACCTCCTTTTTCGGGGTTGTTCATGACGGAAATTACCAGGTGAGTGATTTCGATGAAATCGCCCGAAACGTGTACCAACTCAAACCGACGATTGCTACCAACGGAAGTTCGCGCGAAACCATTCAGCCGGGATATATCAAATACGTGGACCAGAATGGCGACCGGACCATCAATAACGACGACCGGATTGTGATCGGGCGTGCGCTCCCGATTCATACGGGCGGATTCAACAACAATTTCCGGTATGAAAATTTTACGCTCAATGTGTTTTTCCAATGGAGTTACGGCAATATGATTATGAATGCCAACCGGCTGATGCTGGAGGGTAATGCCATGCACGCCAATATCAATCAGTTCGCATCCTATGCCGACCGCTGGACATTCGAGAATCAGGATGCCCCGAATTTCCGGGCTGGCGGCGAAGGGCCCCGGGGAATCTACTCCACCCGTACGCTGGAGGACGGATCGTATCTCCGGTTGAAAACGGTACAACTCGCCTATCATATTCCGAAGCCTTTCTTGAAAAAGATCAAAATTGAATCCGCTAAAGTTTATGTCTCCGGGCAGAATCTGTTCACTTGGACGGACTATTCCGGGCTGGACCCCGAGGTTTCGACGAAATACACAGCCCTGACCCCCGGGTTCGACTATTCATCCTACGCCCGTAACCGGATTTTCATGTTGGGTTTGCAGGTCAATTTCTAA
- a CDS encoding RagB/SusD family nutrient uptake outer membrane protein, whose translation MDIGKNFISDMCCKLAVVAGAMLMFASCSFLDVEPQDLIEYDKFFKNEEELEMALTGCYRQLASNDLYGDMFQGRMGLTADLGYCTQSTDMNTVAFNTITVSDAKILGYWKRLYVVISRANLLLKNVDKVDMDVTRRGYIKGEALFLRAYAYFLLVNKFRNIPLILDVPPTSDPEYLQVAQSSPETVYRKIVADMKEAGDLVRPISAVEGGGHVTQSAVWGILARVCLSMAGEPLRITEMYAEAETYAKKVIDTGLHRLNPKYDSIFINYSRDIYDPKESIFEIEYWGDNTGLYYTAGRVGRNTGIASSVNSPIGQCIAIIRATDFAYHLYDRDDLRRDWCIGNFTYVNNSDQKNYMAEGSNMWIRYCGKFRREYEVSNSKAGMATAINFPVLRYADVLLMYAEAHLCNPERDRGQDDAALDYFNMVRRRGHGTDVDVPGEFDYEWVSDTEFMNEIRDERARELAYELLRRDDLVRWGMYNDQMRYIHSTVPSSMVWEKYANAYFGNVSARDVVWPIPAYEIGVNKKLVQNTGW comes from the coding sequence ATGGATATCGGAAAGAATTTCATATCGGATATGTGTTGTAAGTTGGCGGTGGTGGCAGGCGCTATGCTGATGTTCGCCTCCTGTTCCTTTCTCGATGTGGAACCTCAGGACTTGATCGAATACGACAAATTTTTCAAAAACGAAGAGGAGCTCGAAATGGCCTTGACCGGATGCTACCGTCAGTTGGCTAGTAACGATCTGTATGGAGATATGTTCCAGGGACGTATGGGGTTGACCGCTGATTTGGGTTACTGTACCCAGTCCACTGACATGAACACGGTGGCCTTCAATACAATTACCGTGTCGGATGCCAAAATACTCGGATATTGGAAACGATTGTATGTTGTGATCAGCCGGGCCAATTTGTTGCTCAAGAATGTCGACAAGGTGGATATGGATGTGACCCGCAGGGGATACATTAAGGGTGAGGCCCTTTTTCTTCGTGCCTATGCCTATTTTTTGCTGGTGAATAAATTCCGGAATATCCCTCTTATCCTGGACGTTCCTCCTACCAGCGATCCCGAATATCTGCAGGTCGCTCAGAGTTCACCTGAAACGGTTTATCGTAAAATCGTGGCGGACATGAAGGAAGCGGGTGATCTGGTCCGCCCGATTTCTGCGGTCGAGGGAGGAGGACATGTCACCCAGTCAGCCGTCTGGGGTATTCTGGCGAGGGTCTGTCTCTCCATGGCCGGAGAGCCGCTTCGGATAACCGAAATGTATGCCGAGGCAGAAACGTATGCGAAGAAGGTGATCGATACCGGATTGCATCGGCTCAATCCCAAATACGATTCGATTTTCATCAACTATTCACGGGATATTTACGACCCGAAGGAGAGTATTTTTGAAATCGAATACTGGGGAGATAATACCGGACTTTATTATACTGCCGGTCGTGTCGGCCGTAATACGGGTATCGCCTCGTCGGTCAATTCACCCATCGGACAGTGCATTGCCATTATCCGGGCGACGGATTTTGCCTATCATCTTTATGACCGGGACGACCTGCGTCGTGACTGGTGTATTGGAAATTTTACCTATGTCAATAATTCCGACCAAAAGAATTACATGGCGGAAGGCAGTAATATGTGGATTCGCTACTGTGGTAAATTCCGTCGTGAGTATGAGGTTTCCAACAGCAAGGCGGGGATGGCAACAGCGATCAATTTCCCTGTGTTACGCTATGCCGATGTGTTGCTCATGTATGCCGAGGCGCATTTGTGCAATCCCGAACGTGATCGCGGACAGGACGATGCGGCCCTCGATTATTTCAACATGGTTCGTCGCAGAGGGCACGGAACTGATGTCGATGTGCCGGGAGAGTTCGATTATGAATGGGTTTCGGACACGGAGTTCATGAATGAAATCCGGGATGAACGGGCCCGGGAACTGGCTTATGAATTATTGCGCAGGGACGACCTGGTACGATGGGGTATGTACAACGATCAGATGAGATATATTCATTCGACTGTTCCCTCGAGTATGGTGTGGGAAAAGTATGCCAATGCATATTTCGGCAATGTTTCCGCCCGGGATGTGGTATGGCCCATTCCGGCTTATGAGATCGGAGTTAATAAAAAACTGGTACAGAATACCGGTTGGTAA
- a CDS encoding DUF5017 domain-containing protein produces MKNYRRKIRRVLFPTFALMMAGMLVSCDKERTASAPELSVTASKTTVTEGEPVRFYLNGHSDYLLFFSGEDGSSYDYHDIPRVYPAFLNLSFSTRLEGGNQLSDILSVKYSSDFSGEYTREAVRAATWTDITDKFTIPSKIESTQTPSGTLDMSEIFSQQQEVVFLAFDYKVAPFTGSNDRTVVYIYDFAVNAVSEIGVSTVMDQSTVNWQMVRFGEGFDEDAFGPNNNATRLCLKCSPQPAAEREVYAISPAIKPASEVNMGPDTGVTLKSYVDEYPGSHEYTFDRAGEYDVTFVAVNGAVNGRKQKTVTIRVKVDPAADTEAEGETVPSEKEEW; encoded by the coding sequence ATGAAAAATTACAGAAGGAAAATAAGACGGGTCCTGTTCCCGACCTTTGCATTGATGATGGCAGGGATGCTCGTTTCCTGCGATAAGGAGAGAACGGCATCGGCTCCTGAATTGTCGGTGACTGCTTCCAAAACGACCGTGACAGAGGGAGAACCGGTGCGTTTCTATCTGAACGGCCACTCCGATTACCTGCTTTTCTTTTCGGGGGAGGATGGTAGTTCCTATGATTACCACGATATTCCTCGGGTTTATCCGGCATTCCTGAACCTCTCTTTCTCAACCCGGCTCGAAGGCGGGAACCAGCTCTCAGATATTCTTTCAGTCAAATATTCGTCGGATTTTTCCGGTGAGTACACCCGGGAGGCCGTACGTGCGGCGACCTGGACGGATATTACGGATAAGTTCACTATCCCTTCGAAGATCGAATCGACTCAGACGCCCTCGGGTACGCTGGACATGAGTGAGATTTTCTCTCAACAACAGGAGGTCGTTTTTCTCGCATTCGATTATAAGGTGGCTCCGTTTACAGGCAGTAACGACCGGACGGTGGTTTATATCTATGATTTTGCTGTCAATGCGGTTTCGGAAATAGGCGTGTCGACGGTGATGGATCAATCCACCGTTAACTGGCAGATGGTCCGTTTCGGGGAAGGTTTCGACGAAGACGCTTTCGGACCCAACAACAATGCCACTCGATTGTGTCTCAAATGCAGTCCTCAGCCGGCTGCGGAAAGGGAGGTGTATGCCATAAGTCCGGCGATCAAACCGGCATCCGAGGTCAATATGGGGCCGGATACGGGGGTTACGCTCAAAAGTTATGTCGATGAATATCCCGGTAGTCACGAATATACGTTCGATCGGGCCGGAGAGTACGACGTTACTTTCGTCGCCGTGAATGGGGCTGTCAACGGGCGGAAACAAAAGACCGTGACGATCCGGGTCAAAGTCGATCCTGCTGCCGATACGGAAGCGGAGGGAGAGACCGTTCCATCGGAAAAGGAGGAGTGGTAA
- a CDS encoding fimbrillin family protein has product MNRLYQNIFSTVGVCLLLGACTKEIPDMAMKNVSDGSEVTFGAFGVDTRTTVTDGPAVLTTDWTEEDSVGIFAEAIPQDGYALELGANFRYDAVPGTIASKCDFLAHDASRNLKWRYACSHTFYAYYPFKGAENGMTAAKVPMSLATDQMQEMAGSTAHLGKYSFMKANPVSRVAGDESKVSLSFYNVFSVVELKIKLAPGMQDVSISDLSLSSETRNLTCVEGNIDLTSSIEEECETIPFNVTEGIGSVCMTFKENPVLSSAEETSIFLTVLPGMHDAGSLTLVLTTAGGIKASTVIEDAVTFKSNKCHTRSVVLRSDDFEIPEEVREITVTSAIDTDYKIVPMATGTIYTSRDYTIKNIPTQFAGWQMATSPHNVRLGGMIHAGTAGKVYIISRFNRIAAMQKAGWTNETPLPSSDTDVQSLYEDTSTPTALIVWSKLAGAGEYIPVPPLIDSYFGGLTIIAPVITSAERSEDAQWIEVHSSTEAEYVPKMLATDPIYTDRTQTVQGIPSKYADWMMATTGTKVKLAGTITTPVPGKVYLLTRFNRIAAMQNAGWTNVTELITGEFDVKSFYETTAKPTGLILWSYDAAANVPVAIPGNTTDASFGGFVPIAPYITVPVEK; this is encoded by the coding sequence ATGAACAGATTATATCAGAATATATTTTCGACAGTAGGGGTATGCCTTTTGCTGGGGGCCTGCACAAAGGAGATTCCCGATATGGCCATGAAAAATGTTTCCGATGGTTCTGAAGTGACCTTCGGAGCGTTCGGTGTCGATACCCGTACGACGGTTACCGATGGTCCCGCTGTATTGACGACCGACTGGACGGAGGAAGATTCGGTCGGTATTTTTGCCGAAGCCATACCTCAAGATGGCTATGCACTCGAATTGGGAGCCAATTTCAGATACGATGCCGTTCCCGGTACAATCGCTTCGAAATGTGATTTCTTGGCTCATGATGCTTCCCGGAACTTGAAATGGAGGTATGCTTGCTCTCACACGTTCTATGCCTATTACCCTTTCAAAGGAGCGGAAAACGGAATGACGGCGGCCAAGGTCCCGATGAGCTTGGCGACCGATCAGATGCAGGAAATGGCCGGTAGTACGGCTCATCTTGGGAAGTACAGTTTCATGAAAGCGAATCCGGTGAGCCGTGTTGCTGGAGATGAATCGAAAGTGTCTTTGTCGTTTTACAATGTTTTTTCGGTCGTTGAGTTGAAAATCAAACTGGCGCCCGGAATGCAGGATGTCTCCATTTCCGATCTTTCGCTTTCTTCGGAAACCCGGAACCTCACTTGTGTAGAGGGGAACATTGACTTAACCTCATCCATTGAGGAGGAGTGCGAGACTATCCCTTTCAATGTTACAGAGGGCATCGGGAGTGTTTGCATGACATTTAAGGAGAATCCGGTCCTCTCTTCGGCGGAAGAGACAAGCATCTTCCTGACAGTTCTTCCCGGAATGCACGATGCCGGTTCGCTGACACTTGTATTGACTACTGCCGGAGGGATAAAGGCATCGACTGTGATCGAAGATGCGGTGACTTTCAAGTCCAACAAATGCCATACACGCAGTGTCGTGCTCCGGTCCGATGATTTCGAAATTCCGGAAGAAGTTAGGGAAATCACGGTCACTTCGGCGATAGACACCGACTACAAAATCGTCCCGATGGCAACGGGCACGATTTATACCTCGAGAGATTACACCATTAAGAATATCCCGACCCAATTTGCCGGCTGGCAGATGGCCACCTCTCCCCATAATGTGCGTTTGGGGGGTATGATACATGCCGGGACAGCAGGCAAAGTCTATATCATCAGCCGGTTCAACCGTATCGCAGCCATGCAGAAGGCCGGATGGACGAATGAGACTCCCCTCCCCTCGTCCGATACTGATGTTCAAAGTCTGTACGAAGACACTTCGACGCCCACGGCTTTGATCGTGTGGTCGAAGTTGGCCGGGGCAGGAGAGTATATTCCCGTACCGCCTCTCATCGACAGCTATTTCGGTGGACTGACCATTATCGCTCCGGTTATTACGTCGGCGGAGCGGTCTGAGGATGCGCAATGGATCGAAGTGCATTCGTCCACGGAAGCAGAGTATGTTCCTAAAATGCTGGCTACCGATCCTATTTATACGGACCGGACGCAAACGGTTCAGGGTATTCCTTCCAAATATGCGGATTGGATGATGGCGACTACCGGAACCAAAGTGAAACTTGCAGGAACCATTACAACGCCAGTCCCCGGTAAGGTATACCTGTTGACTCGTTTCAATCGTATCGCTGCTATGCAGAATGCCGGGTGGACCAATGTGACCGAACTGATAACGGGTGAATTCGATGTTAAAAGTTTCTATGAGACGACGGCGAAGCCGACCGGATTGATTCTTTGGTCGTACGATGCCGCAGCCAATGTTCCGGTTGCTATTCCGGGTAACACGACCGACGCTTCGTTCGGCGGATTTGTACCCATTGCACCCTATATCACCGTACCTGTCGAAAAGTAG